The Verrucomicrobiota bacterium region GCGGAATTTCCGGAACGTTTGTTCCGCCTTCTGCGCAGGTTTATCGCCTGCGACTATTGCTCCTACAGCGAACAGGTTGGTGCGCAGACGCAGCGCATGGCGACCTGTCCGGCCTGCATGGACGAGATCAAACTCGAGATCTTTAACCGCTACCTTCATCAACACCCGTCGCTGCGGGCCGTCCGGGCCACGGGCACCCAGGCAGCCGTGAAGATCTCCGATTTTGTCACCCTGACCGAATGGCGCCGGACTGACCTGTACGATGCGATTTTCCGGCCCGAGCAACAGGACTACGAGCTTGCCTACATTGATCTTTGCGAGCTGCCGAACCTGGTCATTACCCTTAGCCGGTCCCAAGGCGACTTTTCCGAGAGGGACCGCGCGATGCTCAACCTTCTTCGCCCGCACCTGGTGCAGGCGTACCGGCTCAACAAGCTGCTGACGCACTTCAACGAGGCCAGCGAAGACAGCGGCCGGGGCTACCTTATCGTTGACTCGAAATTCCGGATTCGTTTCGCCACCCGCCGGGCCTTGGCCTGGTTGCGCGAATATTTTGGGGAAGAAGTGCTTGCCGGTGCGCCGGGCAAGCTCCAGGAGTTCCTGCGCGCCATTCGTGCCCCTTTGGCGCAAAAGCCCGTTCCTTCTCTGGCCGTGCCGGCCGAGTTTTCCATTCAGCGCGGCGCCAAGCGGTTGGTGGTGCACCCGCTGCCGGCGCTGCGCACCGACGAGCATCGGGTCTTTCTCAGCGAATCCGTGCAGAGCTGGGATGCACGTCCCCTGGAGACCCTCGGTCTTACCCGGCGCGAAGCTGAAGTCCTGCTCTGGGTGGCGCAGGGAAAGAGCAACGCCGCCATCGCCAGCATCCTCGACATCCAGGAGCGCACCGCCTGCAAGCACATGGAAAACATCCTGGCCAAGCTCTACGTGGAAAATCGTACCGCCGCCGCTCAGCGCGCCATGGAAGTGTTGCGTTAGTCGCACCCGCCCCCCCGCTACTCGTTACTCGTTACCCGACACCCGACACCCGGCACCCGGCACCCGACACCCGACACTCGCCACTCAAATAGGGTGGACACCTCAGTCCGCCACCGGCATGCTGGCGGGTGACGATCGACCCTGACGCGGCCAAGCCGCCCGTGCAGCCCACGGTTCTCGCCATCTTCCTGGCCGCCCTGTCGATGCTCGGGCCCTTCTCGATCGACACCATCTTTCCGGCTTTTCCCCCGATCGGGCGTGAATTTGGGGCGGACCCGGTGGCAATGCAGCAGACCGTAAGCGTTTACCTGATTTCCTATGCCGTCATGAGCCTATTTCTGGGCCCTTGGTCTGACGCGCAGGGCCGCAAGCCCGTCATCCTGGCAGGAACCTTTTTGTACGCCGTCAGTTCCGCTGCCGCCGCCTTGAGCGTGTCCCTGCCGATGCTCCTGGTGTGCCGGGCGTTGCAGGGGCTGAGTGCCGGTGCAGGCATGGTGGTTGGCCGCGCCATCATCCGCGATCTCCTTCACGGCGCGGACGCTCAGCGGTTGATGTCCCAGATAACGATGATTTTTGGGATCGCACCGGCGATCGCGCCCGTCGCCGGCGCGTTTCTGCTCCGGGCGGGAGGGTGGCGCGGCATCTTCTGGTCCTTGGCCATTTTCGCCACCTTGCTTGCCCTGGTGAGCGCCTGGTGGTTGCGCGAATCCCATCCGATCTCGCAGCGCCACCCGTTTGCCCCTGAAACCCTGCTTCAGACCTACCGGCGCATCGGGTTGGAGCCGCGCTTTTGCGCCTTGGCCCTTACCGCGGCCATGAACTTCGGGGCCTTGTTCCTTTACATCGCCTCGGCGCCGGCTTTCGTGCTTGGTTTGCTCCGGCTCGGCCCCACCGGATTTCCCTGG contains the following coding sequences:
- a CDS encoding multidrug effflux MFS transporter, translating into MLGPFSIDTIFPAFPPIGREFGADPVAMQQTVSVYLISYAVMSLFLGPWSDAQGRKPVILAGTFLYAVSSAAAALSVSLPMLLVCRALQGLSAGAGMVVGRAIIRDLLHGADAQRLMSQITMIFGIAPAIAPVAGAFLLRAGGWRGIFWSLAIFATLLALVSAWWLRESHPISQRHPFAPETLLQTYRRIGLEPRFCALALTAAMNFGALFLYIASAPAFVLGLLRLGPTGFPWLFVPLITGLTGGAWVSGRLAGRFSAWQAINLGFLCIASACGLNLLCCAIFPVPVLPWSVLPMALQAFGVSVSLPSLTLLALDCFPAQRGAASSVQAFCSLTANALIAGALSPFLSSRASRLALGMTGLSAVALIGWWFYAAKAAPEIQGAKAGDQALDLEVEPPL